A window from Corynebacterium accolens encodes these proteins:
- a CDS encoding inositol monophosphatase family protein, whose product MMDPRELVAFAEAAVDQVEPIFRSGIGAPPAHFKSRGDFATEVDLAIEKQLRDILQQMTGIPVYGEESGGSIHDTVWVVDPIDGTANYSAGNPMAGILVALVHEGQTVAAISDFPLLGRRLVASDGSPLRSVGGPSGGFGGGEESPEFDDARGHVGCFSNLPTAAFHELRESGLRPRITGSVGLDNAFVAQGVFDGAVNFSPYPWDNAAGALLIKAAGGIVTDPEGNPWTVQSRGMVSGTPQVHETILEILSHHSN is encoded by the coding sequence ATGATGGATCCGCGCGAGTTGGTGGCCTTCGCGGAGGCGGCCGTTGACCAGGTCGAGCCCATCTTTCGGTCCGGCATCGGGGCGCCGCCGGCCCACTTTAAAAGCCGGGGCGATTTCGCCACAGAGGTGGACTTGGCCATCGAAAAGCAGCTGCGCGATATCTTGCAGCAGATGACCGGCATCCCGGTGTACGGGGAAGAATCCGGCGGTAGTATCCACGACACCGTGTGGGTTGTCGATCCGATCGATGGGACCGCAAATTATTCCGCGGGCAATCCCATGGCCGGCATCTTGGTGGCCTTGGTCCACGAGGGCCAGACTGTTGCGGCCATCTCAGATTTTCCCCTCTTGGGCAGGCGCTTGGTGGCCAGCGACGGCTCGCCGCTGCGCTCTGTGGGTGGGCCGTCCGGCGGTTTCGGTGGCGGGGAAGAGTCCCCAGAATTCGATGATGCCCGTGGGCACGTGGGGTGTTTTTCCAACCTTCCCACTGCGGCATTCCACGAACTGCGAGAATCCGGCTTGCGCCCGCGCATCACAGGCTCGGTGGGACTAGATAATGCCTTCGTGGCCCAGGGCGTCTTTGACGGTGCCGTGAATTTCTCGCCGTACCCGTGGGATAACGCGGCGGGAGCGCTCCTTATCAAGGCGGCCGGGGGCATCGTCACGGATCCGGAGGGTAATCCGTGGACCGTGCAGTCGCGGGGTATGGTCTCTGGTACCCCGCAGGTGCACGAGACAATCCTGGAAATCCTATCTCACCACTCAAATTAA